The Blastopirellula sediminis sequence GAAGAAGGTGGTCGCCGAGTCGGGCAAGTAGAACGCTTCACTTGTCCGGGCGCCATGGCCACAGCCTTACGTGGCCATGAATGTGCGGGAAAGATTCTTGTAGGCTGGGGCTCGGCCCAGCCTACGCGATCAAAAGCCTGCTTACTTCTTCGCCGTCGCTTTCACCTTCGGCTTTTGCGTGTGCGGGATCTTCGGCCGGGCCACTTTTTCTTTCGGCTCGCGGAAGACGTACGGTTCCCACGCCGCTTTCACCTTTTTCCATTCCTCCAGCGTCCGCGTCGGGTACCAGCCGGGGAGCCCGGTCTTGCGGAAGTCGTACTCGTCGCCGTGGTCGAACGCCCATTGGCCGACGGTCGGAGTGGGGCATGATTCGGGGAAAACGCCGACGGCGCGGAACTCGTCCGAAACCCCCTGGTCGTGGATCACTTCTTTCCGCCACGTTTCGAGCTCGGCTAGCATCTCCGCTTTGACGGCGGCATAGGCCGGATCGTCGGCGACGTTGTTGATTTCGTGCGGATCTTTGGTCAGGTCGAACAGCTCAATCGGCGGTTTGCTCTTCGCCATGAACGCCGCTTGCACCGGCGTCAGCTTTCCTTCCAGGTTCAGAATATTCATCTCGGCGAGCGGCGGATAAGAACCTTCCTTGTAGAAGCTCAGTTGGCAGTAGGCCCGCTCCGGCATCAGGTTCAGAATCAACTTGTGCGTCTTCGAGCGAATCGAACGCATCGCGTCGTGCGTGTCGTCCATCTTGTCGCGGGCGGCGAACAGGTACTTCCGCTCTTTGACGTCGTTGCTAAACAAGCTCTTCCCATGCAGCGGAACCGGCGGCGTCACGCCGGCCACTTCAAGCAGCGTCGCGCAGATGTCGATCGAGTAGACGAGGTCGTCATTGACCTGGCCCGGCTTCACGCGTTCGGGCCAACGAAAGATCATCGGGATCCGCGTCCCTTCGTCATACAGGAACTGCTTGC is a genomic window containing:
- a CDS encoding sulfatase family protein: MTRVFFLLLLALAWTNIAAADDRPNILWITIEDWSPDLSCYGTKGIETPHVDKLASEGIRYQRAFTTAPVCSPSRSAMMTGFHQNYIGAHQHRTDDKQPLPYGIRPIPHLMADAGYFTCLMSKKTDCNFLPDSPKELFQGKDWSERKPGQPFFARITFQGTHRPWNRDPVRPIDGKDVELPPYYADTPFIRRDWANGLEQMQLVDREVGALLKRLEDEGLKENTLVFFIGDHGRCHIRGKQFLYDEGTRIPMIFRWPERVKPGQVNDDLVYSIDICATLLEVAGVTPPVPLHGKSLFSNDVKERKYLFAARDKMDDTHDAMRSIRSKTHKLILNLMPERAYCQLSFYKEGSYPPLAEMNILNLEGKLTPVQAAFMAKSKPPIELFDLTKDPHEINNVADDPAYAAVKAEMLAELETWRKEVIHDQGVSDEFRAVGVFPESCPTPTVGQWAFDHGDEYDFRKTGLPGWYPTRTLEEWKKVKAAWEPYVFREPKEKVARPKIPHTQKPKVKATAKK